One Benincasa hispida cultivar B227 chromosome 5, ASM972705v1, whole genome shotgun sequence genomic window carries:
- the LOC120078567 gene encoding LOW QUALITY PROTEIN: zinc finger protein 11-like (The sequence of the model RefSeq protein was modified relative to this genomic sequence to represent the inferred CDS: inserted 2 bases in 1 codon) — MLKFPNCVGQVISKYGSTHLLGFEEKKFEGXMDNGKQKQQQQQWSYVKEETFSSNQFQWPAKNYGCNFCKREFKSAQALGGHMNVHRRDRTRMRLLPSWVPDNNNNNYYSYPNPNPNPNPNLSNFSPSCFTFRSSNKNSLSSCPQDQDKKGIGSCSWNNNYKPSSTSHDQDDQVLHVLKKKKKILVNLELKMGNLGDASSNEDLDLELHL; from the exons ATGCTTAAGTTTCCTAATTGTGTTGGCCAAGTAATATCCAAATATGGCTCCACACATCTCCTT ggttttgaagaaaaaaagtttGAGGG CATGGATAATGGGAAGCAGAAGCAGCAACAACAACAATGGAGTTATGTAAAGGAAGAAACTTTTTCAAGCAATCAATTTCAATGGCCAGCAAAAAATTATGGTTGTAATTTTTGCAAGAGAGAATTCAAGTCAGCTCAAGCTCTTGGTGGGCATATGAATGTTCATAGAAGGGATAGAACAAGAATGAGACTTTTGCCTTCTTGGGTGcctgataataataataataattattattcttACCCTAACCCTAACCctaaccctaaccctaatttatcTAATTTCTCACCATCTTGTTTCACTTTCAGATCATCAAATAAAAATTCTTTGTCTTCTTGCCCACAAGATCAAGACAAGAAAGGAATTGGGAGTTGTTCATGGAACAATAATTACAAGCCTTCATCAACCTCTCATGATCAAGATGATCAAGTTCTTCATGtgttgaagaaaaagaagaaaattttggttaatttagAGCTGAAGATGGGAAATTTGGGAGATGCTTCTTCAAATGAGGATCTTGATTTGGAGCTAcatctttga